A section of the Acanthochromis polyacanthus isolate Apoly-LR-REF ecotype Palm Island chromosome 1, KAUST_Apoly_ChrSc, whole genome shotgun sequence genome encodes:
- the wdr32 gene encoding DDB1- and CUL4-associated factor 10 yields the protein MSSERQSDSEDADESQDRPDGGSDKDEDPDIDDSDEDDDIAQRVSPPPPGSTENRPGRGEGSPAPEEREPRCPPAAATAPQKGSGGSDGGGSGTDMGRGSSLFSWLQSRTIRRGVFVDPARDNFRTMTSLYCSMNPAVESVDLSTKTHGAVFNLEYSPDGSVLTVACEQTEVLLFDPISSRHIKTLTEAHEDCVNNIRFLDNRLFATCSDDTTIALWDLRKLNSKVCSLHGHASWVKNIEYDTNTRLLVTSGFDGNVITWDTNRFTEDGCPHKKFFHTRYLMRMRLTPDCSKMLISTSSGYLLILHDLDLTQSLEVGSYRMLRARRTPLSSDGGTSASRSASTPRQGNDSSKIHPHREGLSPRNSLEVLTPEIPGERDRGNCITSLQLHPKGWATLIRCSSNMDDQEWTCVYEFQEGAPTRPLVSPRCSLRLTHYIEEANVGRGYIKELCFSPDGRLICSPYGYGVRLLAFDERCGELADCMPVQTSCLREVRSIYSHSDVVLTTKFSPTHCQLASGCLSGRVALYQPKF from the exons ATGAGCTCGGAGCGCCAGAGCGACAGCGAGGACGCCGACGAGTCGCAGGACAGGCCCGACGGCGGCAGCGACAAAGACGAGGACCCCGATATCGACGACTCGGACGAGGACGATGACATCGCCCAGAGGGTTTCTCCTCCGCCGCCTGGGAGCACCGAGAACCGGCCGGGGCGCGGCGAGGGCTCCCCCGCGCCAGAGGAGCGAGAGCCCCGCTGCCCACCGGCCGCCGCCACCGCGCCGCAGAAGGGGAGCGGCGGCAGCGACGGCGGGGGCTCCGGCACCGACATGGGCCGGGGGAGCAGCCTGTTCTCCTGGCTGCAGAGCAGGACTATAAGACGGGGGGTGTTTGTGGACCCGGCCCGGGACAACTTCAGGACAATGACCAGCCTGTACTGCTCCATGAATCCGGCTGTGGAGTCGGTGGACCTGAGCACCAAGACCCATGGAGCCGTGTTCAACCTGGAGTACTCCCCGGACGG GTCTGTTCTGACCGTGGCCTGTGAGCAGACCGAGGTCCTCCTGTTTGATCCCATCTCATCCAGACACATCAAGACCCTGACGGAGGCCCACGAGGACTGCGTCAACAACATACG GTTTTTGGACAATCGCCTGTTTGCCACCTGCTCCGACGACACCACAATAGCATTATGGGATCTCCGGAAGCTGAACTCGAAGGTTTGCTCGCTGCACGGCCACGCCAGCTGGGTGAAGAACATCGAGTACGACACCAACACCCGGCTGCTCGTCACGTCCGGCTTCGACGGCAACGTCATCACGTGGGACACTAACAG GTTTACTGAGGACGGCTGCCCGCACAAAAAGTTCTTCCACACTCGCTACCTGATGAGGATGCGTCTGACGCCCGACTGTTCCAAGATGCTGATTTCTACTTCCTCAGGCTACCTGCTGATCCTCCACGACCTGGACCTCACCCAGTCCCTGGAGGTGGGCAGCTACCGGATGCTGCGAGCTCGACGGACCCCCCTCAGCtcag ATGGAGGCACGTCAGCGTCCAGGTCGGCCAGCACTCCTCGCCAGGGAAACGACTCCAGTAAGATCCATCCTCACAGAGAAG GCCTTTCACCCAGGAACAGCCTGGAGGTTCTGACTCCAGAGATCCCAGGAGAGAGGGACCGAGGGAACTGCATCACCTCCCTGCAGCTGCACCCGAAAGGCTGGGCGACGCTGATCCGCTGCTCCAGCAACATGGACGACCAGGAG TGGACTTGTGTCTACGAGTTCCAGGAGGGAGCCCCCACCCGTCCGCTGGTGTCGCCCCGCTGCTCGCTCCGCCTCACCCACTACATCGAGGAGGCCAACGTGGGCCGAGGCTACATCAAGGAGCTGTGCTTCAGCCCCGACGGCCGGCTCATCTGCTCTCCGTACGGCTACGGCGTCCGGCTGCTGGCCTTCGACGAGCGCTGTGGCGAGCTGGCCGACTGCATGCCCGTCCAGACCAGCTGCCTCAGGGAGGTCCGCTCCATCTACTCGCACAGCGATGTGGTTCTCACCACAAAGTTCTCCCCAACGCACTGCCAGCTGGCCTCGGGCTGCCTCAGCGGACGCGTGGCTCTTTACCAGCCCAAGTTTTAG